One region of Natronobacterium texcoconense genomic DNA includes:
- a CDS encoding protein kinase domain-containing protein produces the protein MTEWETGTTLADRYTLREEVGKGGFGVVWAAKDDDRDRLVALKHPNYGGQAPDDLVDKYFEREQDVLEDIREAGGHPNIMAYHGQARANGTSFLDVELIDGDELGEVVENEDPIGDPDEVREIGIGICDAISFLHDHDIIYRDLKPDNIMIDGAREPKIIDFTTAKGFVPERGAPQFTTGEGESSSSGGDSTVPGEFKPPELNRGSEQRQGPWSDVYSIGKILCYLLVGWVPKDHGVSPADFGVESDDYLNEIVETATQHDRSDRYPNASVLRRALEDRDATMPTQAAITWLGRDEQWTISPGDTIGRRTEDGPRPSLMLSDDRHKALSAVHCRFDVDDDGNWYVVDTSLNGTYISKHDERKWRFLLSEAGQGRQQQAGESVPDDVETRARLEVGDTIALVSPSYPERFYFQFSTQHTETNGTR, from the coding sequence ATGACCGAGTGGGAAACCGGAACCACACTCGCGGATCGGTACACCCTCCGCGAGGAAGTCGGGAAAGGCGGGTTCGGCGTCGTCTGGGCGGCGAAAGACGACGATCGAGACCGACTCGTCGCACTGAAACACCCCAACTACGGCGGCCAGGCACCCGACGACCTCGTCGACAAGTACTTCGAACGCGAACAGGACGTCCTCGAGGACATTCGCGAGGCGGGCGGTCATCCGAACATCATGGCCTATCACGGCCAGGCGCGTGCGAACGGGACGTCGTTTCTCGACGTGGAGTTGATCGACGGCGACGAACTCGGCGAGGTCGTCGAGAACGAGGATCCCATCGGCGATCCGGACGAGGTTCGCGAGATCGGTATCGGGATCTGTGATGCGATCTCGTTCCTGCACGATCACGACATCATCTACCGGGACCTCAAGCCCGACAACATCATGATCGACGGCGCTCGCGAGCCGAAGATTATCGACTTCACCACGGCCAAGGGGTTCGTTCCCGAACGAGGCGCACCCCAGTTTACGACCGGAGAGGGCGAGAGTTCCTCCTCGGGCGGCGATTCGACCGTTCCCGGCGAGTTCAAACCGCCGGAACTGAACCGCGGCTCCGAACAGCGACAGGGACCCTGGAGCGACGTCTACTCGATCGGGAAGATCCTCTGTTATCTCCTGGTCGGCTGGGTTCCGAAGGATCACGGCGTCTCGCCGGCTGATTTCGGCGTCGAGAGCGACGACTATCTGAACGAGATCGTCGAGACGGCGACCCAGCACGATCGGTCGGATCGGTATCCGAACGCGTCGGTGTTACGGCGCGCCCTGGAGGATCGGGACGCGACGATGCCGACCCAGGCGGCGATCACCTGGCTCGGCCGCGACGAACAGTGGACGATCAGTCCCGGAGACACCATCGGACGGCGGACCGAGGACGGCCCTCGGCCGTCGCTGATGCTGTCCGACGACCGCCACAAGGCGCTGTCGGCAGTCCACTGCCGGTTCGACGTGGACGACGACGGCAACTGGTACGTGGTCGACACCAGCCTCAACGGGACCTACATCAGCAAACACGACGAACGGAAGTGGCGCTTCCTGCTCTCGGAAGCCGGCCAGGGGCGCCAGCAGCAGGCCGGCGAGTCGGTTCCCGACGACGTCGAGACCCGGGCCCGTCTGGAGGTCGGGGACACCATCGCACTGGTCAGCCCGAGCTATCCGGAGCGATTCTACTTCCAGTTTAGCACGCAGCACACAGAGACCAATGGAACACGCTAG
- a CDS encoding YihY/virulence factor BrkB family protein translates to MSSTNSTLGTLLRDVTAVARERQISVKSAGLAYHAFNTLVPLVILALVGITLVDALEPLVETLEGATGLEGAVTDGGMDEMAGGTVDRLRAALLAFVILLWSATRLFQAVNSAFTDVYDSREEQSYATNAVTVALVTGLETVLLTATVAVGVALVSVLGVSISVLADGLAAAVVSSVVLVGLLVAVFLPMYYLFPQADVSIREVLPGTAFAALAWTVLAVGFRIYVVTSESVALFGIAGAVLLILTWVYLGGLCLLLGAVLNAVLADRVDPEEEWVPMHEVWSEYA, encoded by the coding sequence ATGTCCTCGACGAACTCGACGCTGGGGACGCTCCTCCGGGACGTCACGGCCGTCGCCCGCGAACGCCAGATCAGCGTCAAATCCGCCGGCCTCGCCTACCACGCGTTCAACACGCTCGTCCCGCTGGTCATCCTTGCACTCGTCGGGATCACGCTCGTCGACGCCCTCGAGCCACTGGTCGAGACGCTCGAGGGGGCGACCGGACTCGAGGGTGCGGTGACCGACGGTGGAATGGACGAGATGGCAGGCGGTACCGTCGATCGGCTGCGGGCGGCGCTGCTGGCGTTCGTCATCTTGCTGTGGAGCGCCACGAGACTGTTCCAGGCCGTAAACAGTGCCTTTACCGACGTCTACGACTCTCGGGAGGAACAGTCGTACGCGACGAACGCGGTGACGGTGGCGCTCGTGACGGGACTCGAGACAGTCCTCCTGACGGCGACGGTTGCCGTCGGAGTCGCGCTCGTGAGCGTCCTCGGGGTGAGCATCTCCGTTCTCGCCGACGGTCTCGCGGCGGCGGTCGTCAGCAGCGTCGTGCTCGTGGGCCTCCTGGTCGCGGTCTTTCTCCCGATGTATTACCTGTTCCCGCAGGCCGACGTTTCGATCCGGGAGGTGCTACCTGGGACTGCTTTCGCCGCGCTCGCCTGGACCGTCCTTGCCGTCGGCTTCCGGATCTACGTCGTCACCTCCGAAAGCGTCGCGCTGTTCGGAATCGCCGGTGCCGTCCTGTTGATTTTGACCTGGGTCTACCTGGGCGGGCTCTGTCTCCTGCTGGGTGCCGTCCTCAACGCCGTGCTAGCGGATCGGGTCGACCCCGAAGAGGAGTGGGTGCCGATGCACGAGGTGTGGTCGGAGTACGCCTGA
- a CDS encoding tyrosine--tRNA ligase, producing MDTYDLITRNAEEVVTEEEVRELADDPDGKRVYVGYEPSGVLHLGHLLTANKLIDLQEAGMEVVVLLADVHAYLNGKGTFEEIRETAEQMKAQFIAYGLEEDNTEFVYGSEFQLDEEYTLDLQELQVSTTLNRAQRAMAEIAGNETAKVSHVVYPLMQTLDIEYLDLDLAVGGLDQRKVHMLAREELPELGYDVRPALHTPIVADLTSGEGKMSSSEGVTISMEDSTEELEEKVNSAFCPPTRDPEDDLENPVLELFEYHVFPRFEEIVVERPEKYGGDLTYEEYETLAEDLESGELHPADAKSTLATYLDELIEPGREKLREIRD from the coding sequence ATGGATACCTACGACCTGATTACGCGAAACGCCGAGGAGGTCGTCACCGAGGAGGAGGTGCGCGAACTGGCCGACGATCCCGACGGAAAGCGGGTCTACGTCGGCTACGAGCCCTCCGGCGTGCTCCACCTCGGACACCTGCTGACGGCGAACAAACTCATCGACCTCCAAGAGGCCGGCATGGAGGTCGTCGTCCTGCTCGCCGACGTCCACGCCTACCTCAACGGAAAAGGCACCTTCGAGGAGATCCGCGAGACGGCCGAACAGATGAAAGCCCAGTTCATCGCGTACGGCTTAGAGGAGGACAACACCGAGTTCGTCTACGGCTCCGAGTTCCAACTCGACGAGGAGTACACCCTCGATCTGCAGGAACTGCAGGTGTCGACGACGCTCAATCGCGCCCAGCGCGCGATGGCCGAAATCGCCGGCAACGAGACCGCGAAGGTGAGTCACGTCGTCTACCCGCTGATGCAGACGCTGGACATCGAGTACCTCGACCTGGATCTGGCGGTCGGCGGCCTCGACCAGCGCAAGGTCCACATGCTCGCCCGCGAGGAACTGCCTGAACTGGGCTACGACGTTCGCCCCGCGCTCCACACGCCTATCGTCGCCGACCTCACCAGCGGCGAGGGGAAGATGTCCTCGAGCGAGGGCGTCACCATCTCGATGGAGGATTCGACGGAAGAACTCGAGGAGAAGGTCAACTCGGCGTTCTGCCCGCCGACGCGGGATCCCGAGGACGACCTCGAGAATCCCGTTCTCGAACTGTTCGAGTACCACGTCTTCCCGCGGTTCGAGGAGATCGTCGTCGAACGCCCCGAGAAGTACGGCGGCGACCTCACCTACGAGGAGTACGAGACGCTAGCCGAAGACCTCGAGTCTGGCGAACTCCACCCTGCGGACGCAAAGAGTACGCTCGCGACCTACCTCGACGAACTGATCGAACCGGGCCGCGAGAAACTGCGAGAGATCCGGGACTGA
- a CDS encoding small multi-drug export protein, translating into MTLVLALVDVGTTLENATGFGRYLLVFLLAMIPAIEPFIVIPVAIGLGLDPILTGIAAFAGSVTAVAAIVVAHQHITAWWRRRTGADPTNSSDRYSRARRIWKRYGLPGLAFAGPILAGIHLTALLATAVGSNNRVTIAWLTVGLAAWTVALVAGTVGGLSLLGVP; encoded by the coding sequence ATGACGCTCGTACTAGCACTCGTCGACGTCGGAACGACGCTCGAGAACGCGACCGGGTTCGGACGATACCTGCTGGTCTTTCTGCTCGCGATGATTCCGGCGATCGAACCCTTTATCGTGATCCCGGTGGCGATCGGGCTCGGTCTCGATCCGATTCTCACGGGTATCGCCGCGTTCGCCGGCAGCGTCACGGCGGTCGCGGCGATCGTCGTCGCTCACCAGCATATCACCGCGTGGTGGCGACGACGGACGGGCGCCGATCCGACGAACTCGAGCGACCGGTACAGCCGAGCACGCCGGATCTGGAAACGATACGGGCTCCCCGGACTCGCCTTCGCCGGCCCGATACTCGCGGGCATCCACCTTACGGCGCTCCTGGCGACGGCCGTCGGGTCGAACAACCGCGTCACGATCGCGTGGCTCACCGTCGGACTCGCGGCCTGGACGGTCGCGCTCGTCGCCGGTACGGTCGGTGGACTGTCGCTGCTCGGCGTTCCGTAA
- a CDS encoding class I SAM-dependent methyltransferase, whose product MVEKDGVRRGYDELAPAYADRREEDDRGTELLESVLASLPESPRVLDAGCGGGQPVLERLDAGRATPIGLDFSREQLRLATDAVPEAALAQGDMTSLPFADDSFDGVVAYWSLIHVPLEDHRTVIDEFARVVRPGGRVLLCEGTDEWCGENPDWLETGVRMEWNIAGAERTRSQLQAAGFDVVESWGVPAESLRENEDVSHEDDADDDEESNDEEPWAFFEARLEP is encoded by the coding sequence ATGGTAGAGAAAGACGGCGTGCGCCGAGGGTACGACGAACTGGCGCCCGCCTACGCCGACCGCCGGGAAGAGGACGACCGCGGAACGGAACTTCTCGAGAGCGTTCTCGCTTCCTTGCCGGAGTCCCCGCGAGTGCTCGACGCCGGCTGTGGCGGCGGACAACCGGTCCTGGAACGATTGGACGCGGGACGAGCCACGCCGATCGGCCTCGACTTCTCGCGCGAACAGCTTCGGCTGGCAACCGACGCGGTTCCAGAAGCTGCGCTGGCCCAGGGAGACATGACGTCGCTCCCGTTCGCCGATGACTCGTTCGACGGCGTCGTCGCCTACTGGTCGCTGATCCACGTGCCGCTCGAGGATCACCGGACGGTGATCGACGAGTTCGCGCGCGTGGTACGCCCAGGCGGGCGCGTACTGCTGTGTGAGGGGACGGACGAGTGGTGTGGCGAGAACCCCGACTGGCTCGAGACGGGCGTCAGGATGGAGTGGAACATCGCCGGCGCGGAACGAACCCGATCGCAGTTGCAGGCGGCCGGCTTCGACGTCGTCGAAAGCTGGGGCGTCCCGGCGGAGTCACTGCGCGAGAACGAGGATGTGTCCCACGAGGACGACGCTGACGACGACGAAGAATCGAACGACGAAGAACCCTGGGCGTTCTTCGAGGCGCGACTCGAGCCGTAA
- a CDS encoding ArsR/SmtB family transcription factor has protein sequence MTFRGIDEEAVDAIASLGNRQRLEILLALAEREHELQVRGNSMSFTELYDAVEVGSSSQFSYHLERLVGQFVAETDDGYRLTYSGDKIVRAVLSGLYEEISEFEDERISGACVFCEESGLLATLDDEQFVVRCETCDSRLLTDFFPRSQARDRTPSAIVSSFGTRIWGSYVMLRGDVCPECYGPVDTTVEAIEQDDRPPYLSVSTCRECNRVISFPVEVLAAFHPAAVGFLWRHGVDLFDLPLWEFFEYVVSGRVTTDPVSVEPFEVLVTFTIDDERLRLEVDGTGSVVPV, from the coding sequence ATGACTTTCAGAGGGATCGACGAGGAGGCGGTCGACGCCATCGCGTCGCTCGGCAACCGGCAACGCCTCGAGATACTGCTCGCGCTGGCCGAGCGGGAACACGAGCTGCAAGTACGGGGAAATTCGATGTCGTTTACCGAACTGTACGACGCGGTCGAGGTCGGGAGTTCCTCGCAGTTCTCCTATCACCTCGAGCGACTCGTCGGCCAGTTCGTCGCGGAGACCGACGACGGGTATCGACTCACGTACAGCGGCGACAAGATCGTTCGAGCAGTGCTCTCGGGGCTCTACGAGGAGATCTCCGAGTTCGAAGACGAGCGAATCTCCGGCGCGTGCGTGTTCTGTGAGGAATCGGGGCTTCTCGCGACGCTGGACGACGAACAGTTCGTCGTCCGCTGTGAGACGTGTGACTCGCGGCTCCTGACCGACTTCTTCCCGCGAAGTCAGGCGAGAGACCGGACGCCGTCAGCGATCGTCTCGAGTTTCGGCACCCGGATCTGGGGGTCGTACGTCATGCTCCGCGGCGACGTCTGTCCCGAGTGTTACGGGCCGGTAGATACGACTGTCGAGGCCATAGAGCAAGACGACCGTCCGCCCTATCTCTCCGTTAGCACCTGTCGAGAGTGTAACCGCGTGATCTCGTTCCCAGTCGAGGTACTCGCGGCCTTCCACCCCGCGGCCGTCGGCTTCCTGTGGCGACACGGTGTCGACCTATTCGACCTTCCGCTCTGGGAGTTCTTCGAGTATGTCGTCTCCGGCCGCGTGACGACTGATCCCGTCTCCGTCGAGCCGTTCGAGGTACTCGTCACGTTCACAATCGACGACGAGAGGCTTCGGCTCGAGGTCGACGGAACCGGCTCGGTCGTACCGGTCTGA
- a CDS encoding biotin--[acetyl-CoA-carboxylase] ligase has product MNETRRAILEELSDGPASGPELADSLSVSRAAIWKHVEELRDAGFDIESEPTGYRLEEISAYSGPAVEFGLEAPFEVDYHDSVGSTNDRARELATEGAEDVVVLADEQTGGRGRLERAWAAPPGGVWASVVIRPSITPARAPLYTLAAAVAIARAVREAGVDAGIKWPNDVIVPGDEPSEYRKLAGILTEMEGETDRISWLVPGIGVNANIDADDLPDGATSIRAEAGDVDRRRFVQRLLEEFDRYRNDLEAIVPAWRELSVTLGQRVRVDRPDGEVVGEAVDVTESGALVVETDDGERTSVTAGDCEHLRPV; this is encoded by the coding sequence ATGAACGAGACGCGACGCGCGATCCTCGAGGAACTCTCCGACGGCCCGGCCTCGGGGCCGGAACTCGCCGATTCGCTTTCAGTCTCGCGGGCAGCCATCTGGAAACACGTCGAGGAACTCCGCGACGCCGGCTTCGACATCGAGAGCGAGCCGACTGGCTACCGGCTCGAGGAAATTTCGGCCTACAGCGGCCCTGCCGTCGAGTTCGGGCTCGAGGCACCGTTCGAGGTCGACTACCACGATTCTGTCGGAAGTACGAACGACCGTGCACGGGAACTCGCGACAGAGGGTGCCGAGGACGTCGTCGTCCTCGCCGACGAACAGACCGGTGGTCGCGGCCGCCTCGAGCGGGCGTGGGCGGCACCGCCGGGTGGCGTCTGGGCCAGCGTCGTCATCCGGCCGTCGATCACGCCCGCGCGGGCACCGCTGTACACGCTGGCCGCGGCGGTCGCGATCGCTCGAGCGGTCCGCGAAGCGGGCGTCGACGCCGGAATCAAGTGGCCGAACGACGTGATCGTTCCCGGCGACGAGCCGAGCGAGTACCGAAAGCTCGCCGGTATCCTCACCGAGATGGAGGGAGAGACGGACCGGATTTCGTGGCTCGTCCCCGGGATCGGCGTCAACGCGAATATCGACGCCGATGACCTCCCGGACGGCGCGACCAGCATCCGTGCCGAGGCGGGCGACGTCGACCGACGGCGGTTCGTCCAGCGGCTCTTGGAGGAGTTCGACCGGTACCGGAACGACCTCGAGGCGATCGTCCCGGCCTGGCGTGAACTGTCGGTGACGCTCGGCCAGCGCGTCCGAGTCGATCGACCGGACGGTGAGGTCGTCGGCGAGGCGGTCGACGTGACGGAGAGTGGGGCGCTCGTCGTCGAGACGGACGACGGGGAGCGGACGTCGGTAACTGCGGGTGATTGCGAGCACCTTCGGCCCGTCTGA
- a CDS encoding ABC transporter permease subunit: MTWGTIAKKDFRDAVQSRALWAIVTVFVLVSLLSTYAYVEVPELFGEPGGATFAGLLFFTSGLLALFVPLTAVVVCYKSLAGERELGSIKLLLAQPTTRRDVFVGKVVGRAGVLAAGLGVGVVVGLGFGAALLGALETAAVVTFVLLTLAFTAVYAAIVVSLSATTGSTTRATTLALGFFVLFELLWDVVPVGLLYVVSGFSFPAEIPDWVFTVTQISPSSAYFSSLVALLPDLAGQVGADPGMDAGVGVEATTESGTLYASPEIGLVVLVLWLLVPTVVGYYQFRIADL; the protein is encoded by the coding sequence ATGACCTGGGGAACGATCGCGAAGAAGGACTTCCGGGACGCCGTACAGTCGCGTGCGCTGTGGGCGATCGTTACCGTCTTCGTGCTCGTCTCGCTGCTCTCGACGTACGCCTACGTCGAAGTGCCCGAGCTGTTCGGCGAACCGGGCGGCGCGACGTTCGCCGGACTCCTCTTTTTCACCTCCGGACTACTCGCGCTATTCGTCCCGCTGACGGCAGTCGTCGTCTGCTACAAGAGCCTCGCGGGCGAACGCGAACTCGGGAGCATCAAACTGCTGCTCGCACAGCCGACGACCCGACGCGACGTCTTCGTCGGGAAGGTCGTCGGTCGAGCGGGCGTCCTCGCTGCCGGACTCGGCGTCGGAGTCGTCGTCGGTCTCGGCTTCGGAGCGGCGCTCCTCGGCGCGCTCGAGACTGCCGCCGTCGTGACGTTCGTTCTCCTGACGCTCGCGTTCACCGCTGTCTACGCCGCGATCGTGGTCTCACTGTCGGCGACGACGGGATCGACCACGCGTGCGACGACGCTCGCGCTCGGTTTCTTCGTCCTCTTCGAACTCCTCTGGGACGTCGTCCCCGTTGGCCTCCTCTACGTGGTCAGTGGCTTTTCGTTCCCGGCGGAGATCCCGGACTGGGTGTTCACCGTGACGCAGATTTCGCCGTCCTCGGCGTACTTCTCGTCGCTCGTCGCACTGTTGCCCGACCTGGCCGGTCAGGTAGGGGCCGATCCCGGAATGGATGCCGGCGTCGGCGTCGAGGCGACGACGGAGTCCGGTACCCTCTACGCGAGCCCCGAGATCGGACTGGTCGTTCTGGTGCTGTGGCTACTCGTTCCGACCGTCGTCGGCTACTACCAGTTCCGCATCGCGGATCTGTAA
- a CDS encoding pirin family protein has translation MTVGTETTLYEAPPTNVFQDQGSFRTYFNFPGRLHPDHDDHGYGPLATVVESFMDPDTLISMHPHQNDEIVSWVPDGVMRHDDREDNKLVTDPEHLLVMNSGSGFWHEERTDADDPPLRMLQIFVRPHSLDLEPTIQHGPIPESTTNEWRHLFGPEGGDAPFAVRNEVDFFDVRLDADSSVDFPRADGRDVYFYVFEGAIEADGTRFDEREQGLIVDGGEVTATALEETTLVAFLVDPDAPVTRQGTIGR, from the coding sequence ATGACCGTTGGCACCGAGACGACGCTCTACGAGGCTCCGCCGACGAACGTCTTCCAGGATCAGGGCTCCTTTCGAACCTACTTCAACTTCCCCGGACGGCTCCACCCCGATCACGACGATCACGGCTACGGACCGCTCGCGACGGTCGTCGAGTCGTTCATGGACCCGGATACGCTGATCTCGATGCACCCCCACCAGAACGACGAGATCGTCTCCTGGGTACCGGACGGCGTGATGCGCCACGACGACCGAGAGGACAACAAACTGGTGACCGACCCCGAACACCTGCTCGTGATGAACTCCGGGAGCGGCTTCTGGCACGAAGAGCGAACAGATGCGGACGACCCACCGCTTCGGATGCTCCAGATATTCGTCCGCCCGCACAGCCTCGACCTCGAGCCGACCATCCAGCACGGCCCGATTCCCGAATCCACGACCAACGAGTGGCGACACCTCTTCGGTCCCGAAGGCGGCGACGCCCCGTTTGCCGTCCGGAACGAGGTCGACTTCTTCGACGTCCGTCTCGACGCCGACTCGAGCGTCGACTTCCCTCGCGCCGACGGACGAGACGTCTACTTCTACGTCTTCGAGGGAGCGATCGAGGCCGACGGCACCCGATTCGACGAACGAGAACAGGGACTGATCGTCGACGGCGGCGAGGTGACGGCTACCGCGCTCGAGGAGACGACGCTCGTCGCCTTCCTCGTCGATCCGGACGCACCGGTGACGCGACAGGGGACGATCGGTCGATAA
- a CDS encoding protein phosphatase 2C domain-containing protein produces the protein MEHASTVDIGERKRRSGGINEDSIATAVFENHHRSESRPVGIFVLGDGVGGETSGDVASFLATTVVRKRLTEALLGAGTDLLERFEVDAYDGPPPTASERAASALSPRRIRTAIQEGIDDAHQYVQEYAREIDGQPATTLVVGVYVDGRLHYGWVGDSRIYLVNERHEEIQQLTTDHAVTNELLERGEIEDEVGARIHTRNTAITNAVGGSPHGKPTVDVEFGSVDVYRDDVLLLTSDGLIDAYPDVAPLRDEYERADDADTVREEILETLVTDDEIRDIVLEAADLQTGVEDLIAFANDRGGKDNLSITLAQDPNADPSPETVADRLSATEPDGLADQETVIETPGSNLESGAESDRDPEQAATDRRESTASPDVVSATEPELATAAIKIAGTETIYEIVDGVTIGRDDDEAEGAGPNICLVVDDEAVERHHTRIERDESGDWWLRDTSDAGTFVEDDGEWIHLRSTDDTSDDETYDPDDARFVSDGPEAHRLRDGTTFTLEDPRETDPIAFRFFGGVELAQEPTGEDESANESLLERFRS, from the coding sequence ATGGAACACGCTAGTACAGTCGACATCGGCGAACGAAAGCGACGGAGTGGCGGCATCAACGAGGACAGTATCGCGACGGCGGTGTTCGAGAACCACCACCGATCGGAGAGCCGACCGGTGGGTATCTTCGTTCTCGGCGACGGCGTCGGCGGCGAGACGAGCGGCGACGTCGCCTCTTTCCTTGCGACGACCGTGGTTCGCAAGCGACTCACGGAGGCGCTGTTGGGCGCCGGAACCGATCTTCTGGAACGATTCGAGGTCGACGCCTACGATGGACCGCCGCCGACCGCTTCGGAACGCGCGGCGTCCGCGCTGTCGCCCCGTCGCATCCGCACGGCCATCCAGGAGGGGATCGACGACGCCCATCAGTACGTCCAGGAGTACGCCCGCGAAATCGACGGCCAGCCCGCGACCACGCTCGTCGTCGGCGTCTACGTCGACGGCCGACTCCACTACGGCTGGGTCGGTGACAGCCGCATCTACCTCGTCAACGAACGCCACGAGGAGATCCAGCAACTCACGACGGATCATGCAGTCACCAACGAACTGCTCGAGCGAGGTGAGATCGAGGACGAGGTCGGCGCACGCATCCACACGCGCAACACGGCGATCACGAACGCCGTCGGTGGCTCGCCACACGGCAAACCGACCGTCGACGTCGAGTTCGGCTCCGTCGACGTCTACCGGGACGACGTTCTCTTGCTGACCAGCGACGGCCTGATCGACGCCTATCCCGACGTCGCACCCCTCCGTGACGAGTACGAACGGGCCGACGACGCCGACACGGTGCGCGAAGAGATCCTCGAGACCCTGGTCACCGACGACGAGATCAGGGACATCGTCCTCGAGGCCGCGGACCTCCAGACGGGCGTCGAGGACCTCATTGCGTTCGCCAACGATCGCGGTGGGAAGGACAACCTCTCGATTACGCTCGCACAGGACCCGAACGCCGACCCATCGCCGGAGACGGTTGCGGATCGGCTCTCGGCGACCGAACCCGACGGTCTGGCCGACCAGGAGACGGTCATCGAGACGCCGGGATCGAACCTCGAGTCCGGGGCCGAATCCGATCGGGATCCGGAGCAAGCGGCGACCGACCGCCGCGAGTCGACGGCGTCTCCAGACGTCGTCTCGGCGACCGAGCCCGAACTGGCTACTGCGGCGATCAAGATCGCAGGGACGGAGACGATCTACGAGATCGTCGACGGCGTCACGATCGGCCGAGACGACGACGAGGCCGAGGGCGCCGGACCGAACATCTGTCTCGTCGTCGACGACGAGGCCGTCGAACGACACCACACCCGTATCGAACGCGACGAGAGTGGCGACTGGTGGCTCCGCGATACCAGCGACGCCGGTACGTTCGTAGAAGACGACGGCGAGTGGATCCATCTCCGGTCGACGGACGACACGAGCGACGACGAGACGTACGACCCCGACGACGCCCGGTTCGTCAGTGACGGCCCCGAAGCACACCGGCTTCGGGACGGCACGACGTTCACGCTCGAGGACCCACGCGAGACCGATCCGATCGCGTTTCGCTTTTTCGGCGGCGTCGAACTGGCCCAGGAGCCGACGGGAGAAGACGAATCGGCGAACGAGAGTCTCCTCGAGCGATTCCGATCGTAG
- a CDS encoding rubrerythrin-like domain-containing protein — translation MKDVQLDPGEKSTYECFNCGTIVTAAAPGRCPDCGTDMRNRGTPIE, via the coding sequence ATGAAAGACGTCCAGCTCGATCCCGGCGAGAAATCGACGTACGAGTGTTTCAACTGCGGGACGATCGTGACTGCGGCCGCTCCGGGTCGGTGTCCGGACTGCGGGACGGACATGCGGAACCGCGGAACGCCGATCGAGTAA
- a CDS encoding ABC transporter ATP-binding protein — translation MAAIEIDGLTKRFGDVVAVDDLDLTVEDGEIFGFLGPNGAGKSTTIDVLLDFIRPTDGTVTVLGHDAQREGEAVRRRTGVLPDGYHVYDRLTGRQHLEFAIEMKDVDDDPDALLERVRIADAADRKAGGYSKGMTQRLVLAMALVGDPDLLILDEPSTGLDPNGAREMREIIREENARGTTVFFSSHVMEQVEAVCDRVAIIDDGRLVAVDTIDGLRDASETGETLYVYTQTLEDGIVDEVAALEGVGTASLDEDRLRVTVDGVSKFAVLHAIDSDVVPVQDFSVVESSLEDLFVRYTNEPREVEA, via the coding sequence ATGGCCGCGATTGAGATCGACGGCCTCACGAAACGGTTCGGCGACGTCGTCGCCGTCGACGACCTCGACCTGACCGTCGAGGACGGCGAAATCTTCGGCTTTCTCGGCCCGAACGGAGCGGGCAAGTCGACGACGATCGACGTCCTGCTTGACTTCATCCGACCGACCGACGGTACCGTCACCGTACTCGGCCACGACGCACAGCGAGAGGGCGAGGCCGTCCGCCGACGCACTGGCGTCCTCCCCGACGGCTACCACGTCTACGACCGACTCACGGGCCGCCAGCACCTCGAGTTCGCCATCGAGATGAAAGACGTCGACGACGACCCCGACGCCCTGCTCGAGCGGGTTCGCATCGCCGACGCCGCGGACCGCAAGGCGGGTGGCTACTCGAAGGGGATGACCCAGCGACTCGTCCTCGCGATGGCGCTCGTGGGGGATCCCGACCTGCTGATCCTCGACGAACCCTCCACGGGACTGGACCCGAACGGTGCCCGTGAGATGCGCGAGATCATCCGCGAGGAGAACGCCCGCGGAACGACCGTCTTCTTCTCGAGTCACGTCATGGAGCAGGTCGAGGCGGTCTGTGACCGCGTCGCGATCATCGACGACGGCCGACTCGTCGCCGTCGACACGATCGACGGGCTTCGCGACGCATCCGAGACGGGCGAGACGCTGTACGTCTACACGCAAACGCTCGAGGACGGCATCGTCGACGAGGTGGCCGCACTCGAGGGCGTCGGCACGGCGTCGCTCGACGAGGATCGACTCCGGGTGACGGTCGACGGCGTCTCCAAGTTCGCGGTTCTGCACGCGATCGATTCCGACGTCGTTCCGGTCCAGGACTTCTCCGTCGTCGAGTCCTCGCTCGAGGACCTGTTCGTCCGCTACACGAACGAGCCCCGGGAGGTGGAAGCATGA